Proteins from one Natrinema salifodinae genomic window:
- a CDS encoding LLM class flavin-dependent oxidoreductase, protein MTDVTFEYNIPVFAGAPDAGDDEPVHRDTPQYESLDWETTRAGIEKAEELGFDAAWAPDHLLLGRDHAEYECWTLLSAIAGFTEDINLGSLVLCNDYRNPALVAKMAATLDVISDGRLELGLGAGWHEPEYDAYGWEYRDGFERLLRLDESIRLMKRLWDAGSDGASFDGDHYRIEDAYCSPPPVQNPHPPILVGGQGEEVTLKLVAKHADVWNTDVFNGDVETLNHKIEVIEDHCETVGRDPDAIEYSWDGHVICTRDEEKFDRLLDLMTPIQFEEEYTDQAPIETEADAREYFIMGTPEECAEAIERRIEAGVTKFQFWFTDFPETSGMELFADEVMSEFR, encoded by the coding sequence ATGACGGACGTCACCTTCGAGTACAATATTCCCGTCTTCGCCGGTGCGCCGGACGCAGGAGACGACGAGCCGGTCCACCGGGATACGCCGCAGTACGAGTCCCTCGACTGGGAGACGACGCGTGCCGGCATCGAGAAAGCCGAAGAGCTGGGGTTCGATGCCGCCTGGGCGCCCGACCACCTGCTGCTCGGCCGCGATCACGCCGAGTACGAGTGCTGGACGCTCCTGTCTGCCATCGCCGGCTTCACCGAGGATATCAACCTCGGGTCGCTCGTCCTCTGTAACGATTACCGCAATCCCGCGCTCGTCGCGAAGATGGCCGCCACGCTGGACGTGATCTCCGACGGCCGACTCGAACTCGGACTCGGCGCCGGCTGGCACGAACCCGAGTACGACGCCTACGGCTGGGAGTACCGCGACGGCTTCGAGCGACTGCTGCGCCTCGACGAGTCGATCCGTCTGATGAAGCGACTGTGGGACGCCGGAAGCGACGGAGCGAGTTTCGACGGCGACCACTACCGGATCGAGGACGCCTACTGTTCGCCGCCGCCGGTTCAGAATCCTCACCCGCCCATCCTCGTCGGCGGACAGGGTGAGGAGGTAACGCTCAAGCTCGTCGCGAAACACGCAGATGTCTGGAATACGGACGTCTTCAACGGCGACGTCGAGACCCTGAACCACAAGATCGAGGTCATCGAAGACCACTGCGAGACCGTCGGCCGCGATCCCGACGCGATCGAGTACTCCTGGGACGGCCACGTCATCTGCACGCGCGATGAGGAGAAGTTCGATCGGTTGCTCGATCTGATGACGCCCATCCAGTTCGAGGAAGAATACACGGACCAGGCGCCGATCGAGACCGAGGCGGACGCCCGCGAGTACTTCATCATGGGGACGCCCGAGGAGTGCGCCGAGGCAATCGAACGGCGGATCGAGGCCGGCGTCACGAAGTTCCAGTTCTGGTTCACCGACTTCCCGGAGACGAGCGGGATGGAACTGTTCGCGGACGAAGTGATGTCCGAGTTCCGGTAA
- a CDS encoding enolase C-terminal domain-like protein has protein sequence MEITDISATNVSTESWGEFVEFPLVTVMSKYDEYNNAEGDNPQARRKWMGPVGDVVVEVETDAGITGVGHGNWATGAIATIVDETLSKLVVGEDPREREKLWDVMYRATIPFGRKGAAIEAISAVDLALWDIAGKAANKPVYELLGGPVTDEIPCYASNLHPVDLETLEREAIDYVEQGFDAMKLRFQYGPEAGREGMKKNEEIVKTVRDAVGHDIKIAGDAYMGWDVRYAKKMLDRLEKYDMEWVEEPVIPDDIDGYAEVRASTDIPISGGEHEFTRWGHKELLERDAVDILQPDVHRCGGLTELQRIDAIASAHDVPVIPHSGTNPHLHFIAASTNSPMAEYFPIPEWYKEQQEDKESTYADAIYQNPPNAENGVIQLPDGVGLSAELNREALDHFAVE, from the coding sequence ATGGAGATCACAGACATATCCGCGACCAACGTAAGCACCGAGTCCTGGGGCGAATTCGTCGAGTTCCCGCTCGTCACCGTGATGAGCAAGTACGACGAGTACAACAACGCCGAGGGGGACAACCCGCAGGCCCGTCGGAAGTGGATGGGACCGGTCGGCGACGTCGTGGTTGAGGTAGAGACTGACGCGGGAATCACCGGCGTTGGCCACGGCAACTGGGCGACCGGTGCTATCGCGACCATCGTCGACGAGACGCTGTCGAAACTCGTCGTCGGCGAGGATCCTCGCGAGCGGGAGAAGCTCTGGGACGTGATGTATCGAGCGACGATCCCCTTCGGCCGGAAGGGCGCCGCCATCGAGGCGATCAGCGCCGTCGACCTGGCGCTGTGGGATATCGCGGGCAAAGCGGCGAACAAACCGGTGTACGAACTGCTCGGCGGGCCCGTCACCGACGAAATCCCCTGCTACGCGAGTAATCTCCACCCCGTCGACCTCGAGACGCTCGAACGGGAGGCCATCGACTACGTCGAACAGGGGTTCGACGCGATGAAGCTTCGCTTCCAGTACGGTCCAGAGGCCGGGCGGGAGGGCATGAAAAAGAACGAGGAGATCGTCAAGACGGTCCGCGACGCTGTCGGCCACGATATCAAAATCGCTGGCGACGCCTACATGGGCTGGGATGTCCGGTACGCGAAGAAGATGCTCGATCGCCTCGAGAAGTACGACATGGAGTGGGTCGAGGAGCCGGTCATCCCCGACGACATCGACGGCTACGCGGAGGTCCGCGCCTCGACGGATATCCCGATTTCCGGCGGCGAACACGAGTTCACCCGCTGGGGGCACAAGGAGCTGCTGGAGCGCGACGCGGTCGACATCCTCCAACCGGATGTGCACCGCTGCGGCGGACTGACCGAACTCCAGCGCATCGACGCCATCGCCAGCGCTCACGACGTTCCGGTCATCCCCCACAGCGGAACGAACCCGCACCTCCACTTCATCGCCGCGTCGACTAACTCCCCCATGGCGGAGTACTTCCCCATTCCGGAGTGGTACAAAGAGCAACAGGAGGACAAGGAGTCGACCTACGCCGACGCGATCTACCAGAACCCGCCGAACGCCGAGAACGGCGTCATCCAGCTGCCGGACGGCGTCGGCCTGAGCGCCGAACTCAACCGCGAGGCGCTCGATCACTTCGCCGTAGAGTAA